A single genomic interval of Prochlorococcus marinus XMU1406 harbors:
- a CDS encoding DnaJ C-terminal domain-containing protein, with protein MVILGTMIHGTMTTSSKKDYLSILGLPPDFDDKELKKAFRREARKWHPDLNKNDINAEERFKLINEAYEYLSDPNVRKNNGDENVHGANENNNFKTGFPDFEDYLDSLFGYEYSPKNSDDYEKEPYVDESINTNNDEFNHYEYPTTSPEEPPPVKLHQDIETVIELTPDEALNGASILIELEDETVVEVDTPPFAGDGWRLRLENIARGGKDHYLQLKVQTESGLRIDGLRVLYKLELFPHDALLGCAVEVPTLDGNVTLQVPPKSSTGRMLRLKGRGLTFEDNVGDQYVEILVVIPADINDEEIALYTRLQELSLSDS; from the coding sequence ATGGTAATTCTAGGGACGATGATCCATGGGACAATGACTACTTCCTCTAAAAAAGACTATTTGTCGATTTTGGGTTTACCCCCTGATTTCGATGATAAAGAACTTAAAAAGGCCTTTCGAAGAGAAGCAAGAAAATGGCATCCAGATTTAAATAAAAATGATATTAATGCGGAAGAAAGATTTAAATTAATTAACGAAGCATACGAATATCTAAGTGATCCTAATGTAAGAAAAAATAATGGGGATGAAAATGTCCATGGTGCTAACGAAAATAATAATTTTAAGACTGGTTTTCCTGATTTTGAAGATTATCTTGATTCATTATTTGGATATGAATATTCACCAAAGAATTCCGATGATTATGAAAAAGAACCATATGTGGATGAATCGATAAATACAAATAATGATGAATTTAATCATTATGAATACCCTACAACCTCTCCAGAAGAGCCGCCACCAGTTAAACTCCACCAAGATATTGAAACAGTTATAGAATTAACCCCTGATGAGGCCTTAAATGGAGCTTCAATTTTAATTGAGCTTGAAGATGAAACTGTAGTTGAAGTTGATACACCTCCATTCGCTGGAGATGGATGGCGATTAAGACTTGAAAATATTGCAAGAGGAGGTAAAGATCATTATCTACAGTTAAAAGTTCAAACGGAAAGTGGTCTAAGAATTGATGGTTTAAGAGTTCTGTATAAATTAGAGTTATTTCCTCATGATGCTCTTCTTGGTTGTGCAGTAGAGGTTCCTACCCTTGATGGAAATGTCACACTTCAAGTACCACCAAAATCATCTACAGGAAGAATGTTACGTTTGAAAGGGAGGGGCTTAACTTTCGAAGATAATGTAGGTGATCAATATGTTGAAATCCTGGTAGTGATACCTGCTGATATTAATGATGAAGAAATTGCTTTATATACAAGATTACAAGAATTATCACTTTCTGATTCTTAA
- the ribBA gene encoding bifunctional 3,4-dihydroxy-2-butanone-4-phosphate synthase/GTP cyclohydrolase II: MKETSPKSNNGTILDINESFKIEFDPISDALAAIRNGECIIVVDDERRENEGDLICAAQFATPQQINFMATEGRGLICLAMQGEKLDSLDLPLMVDRNTDENQTAFTISIDAGPENGVTTGISAEDRAKTIQVAIKPNTKPDDLRRPGHIFPLRAKKGGVLKRAGHTEAAVDIAAMSGLYPAGVICEIQNPDGSMSRLPQLKEYAKQWGMKLISIADLISYRFQTERFVFRKSDAVLPSIFGNFKAYGYVNELDGSEHVALVKQKSSKLSEPVLVRMHSECLTGDAFGSLRCDCRPQLEAALSRIEKEEEGVVVYLRQEGRGIGLINKLKAYSLQDGGLDTVEANEKLGFPADLRNYGVGAQILTDLGIKKLKLLTNNPRKIAGLGGYGIEVIERVPLVICPNDNNAEYLSVKKTKLGHMIDEDNPNSRYIDPFISIFLDGKYKSIDLVPIKNKVINFCSEQNINIKLESTPRLLAFWNRPKLVWRILHDQNRTNSNITDEEIKNIELFIQFLSNYENSTKIGIIVSRNIEQALHPKSSIKLINTKFSINNEILYSSTRKFNLDKETFSIVFEG, translated from the coding sequence ATGAAAGAAACAAGTCCCAAATCAAATAATGGAACAATTTTGGATATAAATGAATCTTTTAAAATTGAATTTGATCCTATCAGCGATGCGTTGGCAGCTATAAGAAATGGTGAATGCATAATTGTTGTAGATGATGAAAGAAGAGAAAATGAAGGAGATTTAATATGTGCAGCCCAGTTTGCAACTCCACAGCAAATTAATTTTATGGCTACTGAGGGACGTGGCCTTATATGCCTAGCTATGCAAGGTGAAAAGCTTGACTCTTTAGATTTACCATTAATGGTAGATAGAAATACAGATGAAAATCAAACAGCTTTTACGATATCAATTGATGCTGGTCCTGAAAATGGTGTTACTACTGGAATTTCCGCTGAAGACAGGGCAAAGACAATTCAAGTTGCAATAAAACCAAATACAAAACCTGATGATTTAAGGAGGCCAGGACATATTTTTCCATTAAGAGCTAAAAAAGGTGGTGTATTAAAGAGGGCAGGTCATACTGAAGCGGCAGTAGATATTGCGGCGATGTCAGGTCTTTATCCAGCTGGAGTGATTTGTGAAATACAAAATCCTGACGGTTCCATGTCGAGACTACCGCAACTTAAAGAGTATGCAAAACAGTGGGGAATGAAATTAATATCCATAGCTGATTTAATAAGTTATCGATTTCAAACTGAGAGATTTGTATTTAGAAAATCCGACGCTGTTCTTCCAAGTATTTTTGGTAATTTCAAAGCTTATGGATATGTCAATGAACTTGATGGTTCAGAGCACGTTGCGTTAGTTAAACAAAAATCATCAAAATTAAGTGAACCTGTACTAGTAAGAATGCATTCAGAGTGCTTAACTGGCGATGCTTTTGGATCATTACGTTGTGATTGTAGACCTCAATTAGAGGCTGCTTTATCAAGGATAGAAAAAGAGGAAGAGGGAGTTGTTGTCTACTTGAGACAAGAAGGTAGAGGTATTGGTCTTATAAATAAATTAAAAGCTTACAGCTTACAGGATGGTGGATTAGACACTGTAGAAGCTAATGAAAAATTAGGTTTTCCAGCTGATCTCAGAAATTATGGAGTTGGAGCACAGATATTAACCGATCTTGGAATAAAAAAACTAAAATTACTTACAAACAATCCTAGAAAGATTGCTGGATTAGGTGGTTATGGAATAGAAGTAATTGAGAGAGTTCCATTAGTAATTTGTCCAAACGATAATAATGCAGAATATTTGAGTGTAAAAAAAACGAAGCTAGGCCATATGATTGATGAAGATAATCCTAATTCCAGGTATATCGATCCATTTATATCAATTTTTCTTGACGGAAAATATAAATCTATAGATCTAGTTCCTATCAAAAATAAAGTTATTAATTTCTGTAGTGAGCAGAACATTAATATTAAACTAGAAAGTACTCCAAGATTATTAGCCTTTTGGAATAGACCAAAATTAGTTTGGCGAATTTTGCATGATCAAAATAGAACCAATTCAAACATAACAGATGAAGAAATAAAGAATATAGAATTATTTATTCAGTTTTTATCTAATTATGAAAATAGTACAAAGATTGGAATTATTGTTTCTAGAAACATTGAACAAGCATTACACCCAAAAAGTAGCATCAAATTAATCAATACTAAATTTTCAATAAATAATGAAATCTTGTATTCATCTACAAGAAAATTTAATCTAGATAAAGAGACATTTAGTATAGTTTTTGAAGGTTAA
- the purN gene encoding phosphoribosylglycinamide formyltransferase: protein MDSSFNYIISPEISEFRRFSPKLKIGVLASGKGTNFQELIDLSEKGELDIDIKVLITNKDDAGCITRAESKKIPHKIIRGKDFLQKEAFELEIVNTLIHYDVELVVMAGWMKIVTPFFINKFKNKIINIHPSLLPAYKGGSAIKDSILNGSKITGCSVHFVEEEVDSGSLIMQAALSIRDDDDIESLSKRIQMLEHKILPQSISQAGFLIRSNFMENY, encoded by the coding sequence TTGGATAGTTCATTTAATTACATAATTTCGCCTGAGATATCTGAATTTAGAAGATTTTCCCCTAAATTAAAAATAGGTGTTCTTGCTTCTGGGAAAGGAACAAACTTTCAGGAATTAATTGATCTCTCAGAAAAAGGAGAATTAGATATAGATATAAAAGTTCTAATAACTAACAAGGATGATGCAGGATGTATAACGAGAGCTGAAAGTAAAAAAATACCTCACAAAATTATAAGAGGCAAAGACTTTCTGCAAAAGGAGGCATTTGAATTAGAAATTGTAAATACTTTAATTCATTACGATGTTGAACTTGTGGTTATGGCAGGCTGGATGAAAATTGTTACTCCTTTTTTTATTAATAAATTTAAGAATAAGATAATAAATATTCACCCTTCATTACTTCCCGCATATAAAGGTGGTTCTGCGATAAAGGATTCTATATTAAATGGTTCAAAAATAACTGGTTGTTCAGTACATTTTGTAGAAGAGGAGGTAGATAGTGGATCATTGATAATGCAAGCTGCATTGTCAATTAGAGATGATGATGATATTGAATCACTTTCCAAAAGGATACAAATGCTTGAGCATAAAATTTTACCTCAATCAATCTCTCAAGCTGGGTTTTTGATAAGAAGTAACTTTATGGAAAATTATTAG
- a CDS encoding DUF3110 domain-containing protein — MNVFVLLYNSGTDKEGIHSIELKGRTIVLMFEDKDDATRYCGLLEAQDFPLPTVEMINIEEIKDFCIKLDYEYKLVEKNFVPKTAEDRLLISPPQKNLEVENWEEEKNSNKDSIDINTIKENLEKLL, encoded by the coding sequence ATGAACGTATTTGTTCTTTTATATAATTCAGGAACAGATAAGGAAGGAATTCATTCAATCGAACTTAAAGGAAGGACCATCGTTCTTATGTTTGAAGATAAGGATGATGCAACAAGATATTGTGGTCTTCTAGAAGCTCAAGATTTTCCTTTGCCAACGGTTGAGATGATTAATATAGAGGAAATAAAAGATTTCTGTATTAAATTAGATTATGAATACAAACTAGTAGAAAAAAATTTTGTACCTAAAACCGCTGAAGATAGGTTATTAATTTCACCACCCCAGAAAAACCTAGAAGTTGAAAATTGGGAGGAAGAGAAAAATAGTAATAAAGATAGCATTGATATAAACACTATTAAGGAAAACCTTGAAAAGTTGCTTTAG
- a CDS encoding peptidylprolyl isomerase, whose amino-acid sequence MTSALFETEVGNINIEFFSDDAPNTVKNFTSLISDGFYDGLAFHRVIPGFMAQGGCPNTRNGASGMPGTGGPGYNIKCEINSNKHLKGSLSMAHAGKDTGGSQFFIVYEPQPHLDGVHTVFGKTDDMDVVLKLTNGSKILKATLK is encoded by the coding sequence ATGACATCTGCATTATTTGAAACAGAAGTTGGGAACATTAATATTGAATTTTTCTCTGACGATGCACCTAATACAGTTAAAAATTTCACGAGCCTAATTAGTGATGGTTTTTATGATGGTCTAGCATTTCACAGAGTTATTCCTGGATTTATGGCTCAGGGTGGATGTCCAAATACTCGTAATGGTGCATCAGGTATGCCTGGAACTGGTGGGCCTGGATATAATATAAAATGTGAAATTAATTCTAATAAACATCTAAAAGGCTCACTTTCTATGGCTCATGCAGGAAAGGATACAGGTGGAAGTCAGTTTTTCATAGTTTATGAACCACAGCCTCATCTGGATGGAGTTCATACAGTTTTTGGTAAGACTGATGATATGGATGTAGTGCTAAAACTTACTAATGGATCAAAAATTCTGAAAGCAACCTTAAAATAG
- the argC gene encoding N-acetyl-gamma-glutamyl-phosphate reductase, translated as MNVAIVGATGYGGIQAVNLLKKNKKYKISFLGGNKTSGSKWNDNFPFIYLDNDPYIEDISVDNISKNSDVALLCLPNGISSTLTRKLLDRGVKVIDLSADYRYKSLDEWKKVYSKEAAIYKRSDDDLCKEAVYGLPEINKEAISKGRLIACPGCYPTSALIPLAPYLSQGIIENEGIVIDSKSGTSGGGREPNQKLLLSECGEGLSAYGLINHRHTSEIEQVASLISGNKIELLFTPHLVPISRGMHSTIYGRLRDPGLTSDDCRILLDNYYRNFKNIKVLPVDTFPSTKWVKNTNQIFLSVKVDIRNGRIIILSAIDNLLKGQTGQAIQNLNLMSGFSMDEGLDLTNNFP; from the coding sequence ATGAATGTTGCAATAGTTGGTGCTACTGGTTACGGAGGTATTCAAGCGGTAAATCTTTTAAAGAAGAATAAAAAATACAAAATTTCATTTTTAGGAGGTAATAAAACCTCTGGATCAAAGTGGAATGATAATTTCCCTTTTATTTATCTAGATAATGATCCTTATATAGAAGATATTTCAGTAGATAATATTTCAAAAAATTCAGATGTTGCATTGCTTTGCTTACCAAATGGAATATCTTCAACATTGACAAGAAAATTATTAGATAGAGGAGTTAAAGTTATTGATTTATCAGCTGATTACAGATATAAGTCCTTAGACGAATGGAAAAAAGTATATTCCAAAGAAGCTGCTATTTATAAAAGGAGTGACGATGATTTATGCAAAGAGGCAGTTTACGGTCTTCCTGAAATAAATAAAGAAGCCATTTCAAAAGGAAGATTAATTGCCTGTCCAGGATGTTATCCAACATCTGCTCTTATTCCATTAGCTCCTTATCTCTCTCAAGGAATTATTGAAAATGAAGGTATAGTAATTGATTCTAAAAGCGGAACTTCTGGTGGTGGTCGAGAACCAAACCAAAAGCTACTTTTATCAGAATGTGGAGAAGGTCTATCAGCATATGGATTGATTAACCATAGACATACCTCAGAGATCGAACAAGTAGCATCTTTAATATCTGGAAATAAAATTGAACTGCTCTTTACTCCTCATTTGGTTCCGATATCAAGGGGTATGCATTCGACTATATATGGCAGATTAAGAGATCCAGGATTAACTTCTGATGATTGTAGAATTCTTTTGGATAATTATTATAGAAATTTCAAAAATATTAAGGTCTTACCTGTAGATACATTCCCATCAACAAAATGGGTTAAAAATACAAACCAAATTTTCCTTTCTGTTAAAGTCGATATTCGAAATGGGAGGATTATTATTTTATCTGCAATTGATAATTTGTTAAAAGGTCAGACTGGGCAAGCAATTCAAAATTTAAATCTTATGAGTGGATTTTCAATGGATGAAGGTCTTGATTTAACTAATAATTTTCCATAA
- a CDS encoding 2Fe-2S iron-sulfur cluster-binding protein, with protein sequence MKKTFTVTIKNKETGKVYQEQVNSDDYILKEFEKKGFKLAFSCRNGCCTSCAVKIKSGTLQQPEAMGVSQALKNKGYALLCVAKATSDLEVETTYEDEVYDLQFGQYFGRGNTRVAPPWEFEED encoded by the coding sequence TTGAAAAAGACTTTCACAGTCACGATTAAAAATAAGGAAACCGGAAAGGTCTACCAAGAGCAGGTTAATAGTGATGATTATATACTTAAGGAATTTGAAAAGAAAGGTTTCAAACTTGCATTTTCATGTAGAAATGGTTGCTGTACAAGTTGTGCAGTTAAAATTAAATCTGGTACCTTACAACAACCTGAAGCCATGGGTGTATCTCAGGCTTTAAAAAACAAAGGCTATGCACTTCTTTGTGTAGCTAAAGCTACTTCAGATCTTGAGGTAGAAACAACATATGAAGATGAAGTTTACGATTTGCAATTTGGACAATATTTTGGGAGGGGAAATACAAGAGTTGCGCCACCTTGGGAATTTGAGGAAGATTAA
- a CDS encoding glucose-6-phosphate isomerase codes for MNGDLNAWDKFCNYLWFDKKLNIWLDISKINFTSKEIKNLEDKFKDVFSSIKELENGAISNIDENRQVGHYWLRNPSISPSSKIGEEIRADINSISEFGKQILNGDIKNKNNQQYTDVLWIGIGGSGLGPLLITESLQKCSKGLNFSYIDNVDPFLISEKLEELSEKLSTTLFVVVSKSGGTPEPRIAMEIIKSHCENNSLEWNSNAIAITMKGSKLFKKATSENWLKIFNLQDWVGGRTSITSSVGLLPLALINENISEFIRGASLMDEATRISDFKNNPAALLSSAWYLTGDGIGKRDMVVLPYRDRLQVFSKYLQQLVMESLGKKFNRNGQVVNQGISVFGNKGSTDQHAYVQQLRDGIDNFFCIFIELLDSPSTNIFDEKENPKEYLSGFLQGTRLALSSENRQSITITLEKLNCFSLGALIALFERAVSFYAELVNINAYDQPGVEAGKKAAANIIEYQQKVSNLLDEGGEYSINDITSLFDNSVSEPIFFILREMCFGNDNYLVKGDWSNPNSLVIQKINS; via the coding sequence ATGAATGGAGATTTAAACGCTTGGGATAAATTTTGTAATTATCTTTGGTTTGATAAAAAATTAAATATTTGGTTAGACATAAGCAAAATTAATTTCACAAGTAAAGAGATAAAAAATTTAGAAGATAAATTTAAAGATGTTTTTTCATCAATAAAAGAATTAGAAAATGGTGCAATCTCAAATATTGATGAAAATAGACAAGTTGGACATTATTGGCTTAGAAATCCATCAATTTCACCCTCTTCAAAAATAGGAGAAGAAATTAGAGCAGATATTAATTCAATCTCTGAATTTGGAAAACAAATTTTAAATGGGGATATTAAGAATAAGAATAATCAGCAGTATACTGATGTTCTATGGATAGGAATTGGTGGAAGTGGATTAGGACCATTACTTATTACAGAGTCACTTCAGAAGTGTTCTAAAGGCTTAAATTTTTCTTATATCGATAATGTTGATCCTTTTTTAATTAGCGAAAAGTTAGAAGAATTATCTGAAAAATTATCAACAACATTATTTGTAGTAGTAAGCAAATCAGGTGGTACGCCTGAACCTCGAATTGCTATGGAAATTATTAAAAGTCACTGCGAAAACAATTCTCTTGAATGGAATTCTAATGCTATAGCTATAACTATGAAAGGTAGTAAGTTATTTAAAAAAGCTACTTCTGAAAATTGGTTAAAAATATTTAATTTGCAAGATTGGGTTGGTGGAAGAACTAGTATTACAAGCTCTGTGGGATTACTTCCATTAGCTCTTATTAATGAAAATATCTCTGAATTTATCAGAGGTGCATCATTAATGGATGAAGCCACACGTATAAGTGATTTTAAAAATAATCCAGCAGCACTATTATCATCCGCATGGTATTTAACTGGGGATGGTATTGGAAAGAGAGATATGGTCGTATTACCTTATAGAGATAGGTTACAGGTTTTTAGTAAATATCTTCAGCAATTAGTAATGGAATCATTAGGAAAGAAATTTAATAGGAATGGTCAAGTAGTTAATCAAGGTATTTCCGTTTTTGGTAATAAAGGATCTACAGATCAGCATGCTTATGTTCAGCAACTGAGAGATGGTATTGATAATTTCTTTTGTATTTTTATTGAATTATTAGATTCTCCATCTACTAATATATTTGATGAAAAAGAGAATCCTAAAGAATATCTTTCTGGTTTTTTGCAAGGAACCAGATTAGCACTCTCTAGTGAAAACAGACAAAGTATCACTATTACGTTAGAAAAGTTAAATTGTTTTTCACTAGGTGCCTTAATCGCTTTATTTGAGAGGGCTGTGTCCTTCTACGCTGAATTGGTTAATATAAATGCATATGATCAACCTGGAGTTGAAGCTGGAAAGAAAGCAGCTGCAAATATTATTGAGTATCAACAAAAAGTAAGTAATTTATTAGATGAAGGCGGAGAATATTCTATAAATGACATAACATCATTATTTGATAATTCAGTTAGTGAACCTATATTTTTTATACTCCGTGAAATGTGTTTCGGTAATGATAATTATTTAGTTAAGGGCGATTGGTCAAATCCAAATTCATTAGTTATTCAAAAAATAAATTCTTAA
- the dnaK gene encoding molecular chaperone DnaK translates to MGQIVGIDLGTTNSVVGVIEAGRPIVIANSEGSRTTPSIVGFTKDKEIVIGDQARRQLVLNPKNTFYNLKRFIGSDWDELDENSISVPYNVKANTNGSVRVLSPNTEREYAPEELVSSLIRKLINDAETYLGDTVDSAVITVPAYFNESQRQATKDSAILAGIKVDRILNEPTAAALAYGFEKSSSNNVLVFDLGGGTFDVSLLKISNGVFDVKATCGDTQLGGNNFDSKIVDWLAEKFLAKNDIDLRRDRQALQRLTEAAEKAKCELSGLQKTKISLPFITTSKEGPLHIEETLDRKIFESLSQDLLDRLLEPVQIALDDSGWSAEDIDEVVLVGGSTRIPMVQQLVKTLVPNDPCQSVNPDEVVAVGAAIQSGIISGDLQDLLLNDVTPLSLGLETIGGLMKVLIPRNTPIPVRQSDVFSTSEANQSSVVVQVRQGERPLASENKSLGKFRLSGIPPAPRGIPQVQVAFDIDANGLLEVSATDRTTGRKQTVTISGGSNLNEQEINSIIEEAKAKANEDRKTRAVIDRKNSALTLIAQAERRLRDASLEFGPYGAERQQRAVELAIQDVEDYIDDDDPQELEISVSALQEALFGLNRKFAAEKKTDNNPLQGIKNTFGSLKDELFSDDYWDDDPWDNQMNRNYKNSRYGNSRDDDPWDNDYFL, encoded by the coding sequence ATGGGGCAAATAGTTGGAATTGATTTAGGTACTACTAACTCTGTAGTAGGAGTAATAGAAGCTGGACGTCCAATTGTTATTGCAAATTCTGAGGGTTCTAGAACTACACCTTCAATAGTTGGATTTACAAAAGACAAGGAAATAGTAATAGGAGACCAAGCGAGAAGACAACTTGTTCTAAATCCTAAGAATACCTTTTATAACCTTAAACGATTTATTGGTAGTGACTGGGATGAATTAGATGAGAATAGTATTTCTGTTCCTTATAACGTTAAGGCTAATACCAATGGAAGCGTTAGGGTTCTTAGTCCAAATACAGAAAGAGAGTATGCACCAGAAGAATTAGTGAGCTCATTAATTAGAAAATTAATTAATGATGCTGAAACTTATCTTGGAGATACTGTTGATTCTGCGGTTATTACTGTCCCTGCTTACTTTAATGAATCTCAAAGGCAAGCTACAAAGGATTCTGCAATATTAGCTGGTATTAAAGTAGATAGAATTCTAAATGAACCTACTGCTGCTGCTCTAGCTTATGGTTTTGAAAAAAGTTCTTCTAATAATGTTTTGGTTTTTGATTTAGGAGGAGGAACATTTGATGTTTCATTATTAAAAATTTCTAATGGTGTATTTGATGTGAAAGCCACTTGTGGTGATACACAGCTAGGTGGAAATAATTTTGATTCAAAAATAGTTGATTGGCTAGCAGAAAAATTTCTTGCTAAAAATGATATTGACCTAAGAAGGGATAGACAAGCTTTACAGAGATTAACTGAGGCCGCTGAAAAAGCTAAATGTGAATTGTCAGGATTACAAAAAACAAAAATATCTTTACCATTTATCACAACAAGTAAAGAAGGGCCGTTACATATTGAAGAAACCTTAGATAGAAAAATATTTGAATCATTATCACAAGATTTACTAGATAGATTATTAGAGCCTGTGCAAATAGCCTTAGATGATTCTGGGTGGAGCGCTGAAGATATTGATGAGGTAGTTCTTGTGGGAGGCAGCACAAGAATTCCAATGGTTCAACAATTAGTGAAGACCCTTGTTCCAAATGATCCTTGTCAATCAGTTAATCCTGACGAAGTTGTAGCAGTTGGAGCTGCGATACAATCTGGAATTATTAGTGGTGATTTACAAGATTTACTACTAAATGACGTTACTCCCTTATCTTTAGGCTTAGAAACTATTGGTGGTCTTATGAAAGTGCTCATCCCTCGTAATACGCCAATACCAGTAAGACAATCTGATGTTTTTAGTACTTCTGAAGCTAATCAATCATCAGTCGTTGTTCAAGTACGGCAAGGAGAAAGGCCTTTAGCCTCTGAAAATAAATCCCTTGGTAAATTTAGACTATCAGGAATACCTCCTGCTCCAAGAGGGATACCTCAAGTCCAGGTGGCATTTGATATTGATGCTAACGGTCTTTTAGAAGTAAGTGCTACTGATAGGACAACTGGAAGAAAGCAAACAGTTACAATCTCTGGAGGTTCTAATTTAAATGAGCAAGAAATAAATTCGATAATTGAAGAAGCTAAAGCAAAAGCTAATGAAGATAGAAAGACAAGAGCTGTTATTGATAGAAAAAATAGTGCTTTAACTCTGATTGCGCAAGCTGAGAGAAGACTTAGAGATGCCTCATTAGAATTTGGCCCCTATGGGGCCGAAAGGCAACAACGAGCTGTTGAATTGGCTATTCAAGATGTTGAAGATTATATAGATGACGATGATCCTCAAGAATTAGAAATATCAGTAAGTGCTCTACAAGAAGCATTATTCGGATTAAATAGAAAATTTGCTGCTGAAAAGAAAACTGATAATAATCCCTTACAGGGTATTAAAAATACATTTGGATCATTAAAGGATGAACTCTTTTCTGATGATTATTGGGATGATGACCCTTGGGATAATCAAATGAATAGAAATTATAAAAATTCGAGGTATGGTAATTCTAGGGACGATGATCCATGGGACAATGACTACTTCCTCTAA